From one Streptomyces spiramyceticus genomic stretch:
- a CDS encoding pyridoxamine 5'-phosphate oxidase family protein, whose translation MPIDVRNPSPEYLAFWRERHLCTLTTLRPNGSPHVVPVGVTYDPEAGLARVITNKNSTKVANVQAAGELGAQVAVCQVQGGYWATLEGRAVVRTEPDVIADAVRRYAERYERMPSPNPDRVLIEIALERALGRAPLPE comes from the coding sequence ATGCCCATCGACGTACGCAACCCCAGCCCGGAGTACCTGGCCTTCTGGCGCGAGCGCCACCTCTGCACGCTCACGACCCTGCGCCCGAACGGCTCACCGCACGTCGTGCCGGTCGGAGTGACGTACGACCCGGAGGCGGGGCTCGCCCGCGTCATCACCAACAAGAACAGCACGAAGGTCGCCAATGTGCAGGCAGCGGGCGAGCTGGGCGCGCAGGTCGCCGTCTGCCAGGTGCAGGGCGGGTACTGGGCGACGCTCGAAGGGCGCGCGGTGGTCCGTACGGAGCCGGACGTGATCGCGGACGCGGTACGCCGCTACGCGGAGCGGTACGAGCGGATGCCGTCCCCGAACCCGGACCGCGTACTGATCGAGATCGCCCTGGAGAGGGCACTGGGCCGCGCGCCACTTCCCGAATGA